Proteins from one Podospora pseudocomata strain CBS 415.72m chromosome 4, whole genome shotgun sequence genomic window:
- the MCT1 gene encoding [acyl-carrier-protein] S-malonyltransferase (EggNog:ENOG503P0FC; COG:I): MTLLLRGPCRLLAPHKHATCHPRAGAVCTSPPSSRFIALPQRRNASSSSTDNNAQQQPPSPSPAPRRTRPKTALFFPGQGVQKVGMLAPWLEAFPTTAAPIVEEIDHIVGYRLSDVIANGPSKDLNLTPNAQPAIMATSILILRILEKEFGFKVDERVDFTLGHSLGEFAALVSSGYIEFEDSLHMVQKRAEAMADATRKAEEEYGGEYGMVAIVSEPPHMQQLIAAIEEFVGYGSEGGKSESAENRSPIEQVLIANVNSKNQIVLSGNIERIKTLVAHVRQFLGHDPRAVRLKSDSPFHSPIMKPAVGVMHRILNGRSRRVKGREGEDIVSWPGLVPCVSNVTARVFGSREEVKDLLARQCLETVQWWGSIKYLDQEEKVRRWVGIGPGKVGRNLVGKEVGMRGKDAVKGGGVWAITDPSEIEEVLRGLEETENLVDEEAQ, encoded by the coding sequence ATGACTCTGCTGCTACGAGGGCCCTGTCGCCTGCTCGCCCCCCACAAACATGCGACATGCCATCCCCGCGCAGGGGCAGTCtgcacatcaccaccatcgtcaCGGTTCATAGCTCTACCACAACGCCGAAAtgcctcgtcttcttccaccgACAATAAtgcgcaacagcagcccccctccccctctcctgccCCGCGACGAACTCGCCCGAAAACagccctcttcttccccggtCAGGGCGTCCAAAAGGTCGGCATGCTCGCCCCTTGGCTCGAAgccttccccaccaccgccgcgccGATAGTCGAAGAAATAGACCACATTGTCGGGTATAGACTCTCGGACGTGATCGCCAATGGCCCGTCCAaagacctcaacctcacccccaacgCCCAGCCCGCCATCATGGCGACCTCGATCCTGATACTGCGTATCCTAGAAAAGGAATTCGGGTTCAAGGTGGATGAACGAGTGGATTTCACACTGGGACATTCCCTGGGGGAGTTTGCGGCACTGGTGTCGTCTGGCTACATTGAATTCGAAGACTCGCTGCACATGGTGCAGAAACGGGCCGAGGCCATGGCGGATGCGACGAGgaaggcagaggaggagtacGGAGGGGAGTATGGCATGGTGGCTATTGTTTCCGAGCCGCCGCACATGCAGCAGTTGATAGCTGCGATCGAGGAGTTTGTTGGGTATGGGAgcgagggggggaagagcgAGAGTGCGGAGAACAGGTCGCCGATCGAGCAGGTGCTTATTGCGAATGTAAATTCCAAGAACCAGATTGTGCTGTCGGGGAATATTGAACGGATCAAGACGCTGGTGGCGCATGTGAGGCAGTTTTTGGGGCACGATCCTAGGGCTGTGAGGCTGAAGAGTGATAGTCCTTTTCATAGCCCGATTATGAAGCCTGCTGTGGGGGTTATGCATAGGATTTTGAACGGGAGGAGTCGTcgggtgaaggggagggagggagaggataTTGTTAGCTGGCCGGGGCTGGTGCCGTGTGTGAGTAATGTGACCGCGAGGGTGTTTGGGAGTAGGGAAGAAGTAAAGGATTTGCTGGCGAGGCAGTGTTTGGAGACTGTCCAGTGGTGGGGGAGCATCAAGTATTTGGatcaggaggagaaggtgaggagaTGGGTGGGGATTGGGCCGGGGAAGGTTGGGAGGAACTTAGTGGGCAAGGAGGTGGGGATGAGAGGGAAGGATGCGGtcaaggggggtggtgtgtggGCTATTACTGATCCGAgcgagattgaggaggtgttgagggggttggaggagacggagaatttggtggacgaggaggcccAGTGA